In Silene latifolia isolate original U9 population chromosome 6, ASM4854445v1, whole genome shotgun sequence, the genomic window TCCAATTACTACCATTCATCAATCACCAATTCTCATTTGTTCTCATCTCATAATTTTCAtgtaagaccgtctcatataaGAATCATCGATACATTGCCGCCATGGGTTTCCCAGCTGGCTACACAGATGTACTCCTCCCAAACCTCCTCATCAACTTCCTCTCCCTCTTAGGCTTCATCCGCACCTTCACCCTCGCCCTCCTCTCCTGTCTCGGGCTGTCGAGCCTCGTTGAGCCCGAACCCGGGCTCTCGGCCCATCCTGAACCCGTGTCGACCCGGCCCGCCATAGCATCTGCCTCGGCCGCCCTGATCCGGACAATGCTGCCCGCGGAGACGGTCTGcaccgggccgggccgggcccaGGAGGAGGACAGCTGCTGCGCGGTGTGCCTGTGTGAGTACGAGGAAGGGGAGGAGATCCGACGGATGCGGAACTGTCGACACGTGTTCCACAGGAGCTGTGTGGACAGTTGGATTGACTGTGATAGAAAGACGTGCCCATTGTGTAGGAAGGGATTAGTGCCAAAAGAGTTGGAAGGTTACTTCAATCACAAACTTTGGGTTGCTTCTGAAGTAGCTACTATTCCTGATTTATATTCTGATTATTCTCACATTACTCCTTTTTTATAGCACCGTCTTACATAATAATTACTCGTAATGTTTATAGTGGGGCAATTTTTTCACTTTAGCTTAGCTTTGGGGAGATGAAACAGAAAATTGTAATGCATCCCTTTTTTTTTGGTTAGTTTTGGCTCATTATTTGCATAATGAGATGTAGATATTAGTGAAAATACTgacagaagtatgttgaaggaaaaACAGAAGTGAAAATAAGAATTTCAAAGAAATTTCGTGTTTATTTACACATTTTTCTATTTTATTTATGTCTATGATCTTTCATTCATTTTCATATAATGATAGTTAAATGTTATATGTTTCATACAAATCTTATTTGAGAC contains:
- the LOC141658977 gene encoding brassinosteroid-responsive RING protein 1-like, with the translated sequence MGFPAGYTDVLLPNLLINFLSLLGFIRTFTLALLSCLGLSSLVEPEPGLSAHPEPVSTRPAIASASAALIRTMLPAETVCTGPGRAQEEDSCCAVCLCEYEEGEEIRRMRNCRHVFHRSCVDSWIDCDRKTCPLCRKGLVPKELEGYFNHKLWVASEVATIPDLYSDYSHITPFL